The Dioscorea cayenensis subsp. rotundata cultivar TDr96_F1 chromosome 8, TDr96_F1_v2_PseudoChromosome.rev07_lg8_w22 25.fasta, whole genome shotgun sequence genome segment ATTATTGTGATATTACACAAGGGAAACCAAAAACATCCAAACAGTGCTGCAAAacaatctaattattttgtccaTGAAAACTTCGCCCAAAAATAAGGAATATAAAAGCCAGTTCCTGACTTAATCAAATTAGACTATTCGTGAAATGTTCatgtcaaataaaaaatcattcagAAAATTAAGAACAATCCTTTGCAGTGGTTGAAGAAATCTGACATTTTAATGATTGAGGATCACACTTCTAATTATTGCTTAACAACCCAAGTGGTTGATGAGATTGACGAGAAGCCACTGAATCAGGCCAAAGGCATCAAGTAATGGTGTTGAATAAGATCACAATCGATGCGGATTTAGTGTAAGTGTTCATCCTTCAATTCTCTTGTACAAGTATGGTTGCTCCTTGAGGTACCTTTGTAAAGCTCTTTCTATTTAAATTGCAGCAGCTAGGGTTGCTTTAATTTTTGATGTGAAAATAAATCATGGCCTAATTGCTTGACATCGTTAGTTACAGACCATGCTAATGCTTTTAAAcagataataataaagaagcaCAATGCTCAATGACGAAAGCTAAATAAACagcatatattattaaatgcaaaaaatatcctcttcaaaaagaaaaaaaaaatttcagtacACACAAACAAGCAACCACTAAAACGGATCACAATAACCTCAAAACAACCCATCAACACAGGAGTCGTACATTAAAACTTCCAAATTCAACTATTTCAGATCCatattaatttcatgataaTTTCATGACAATTGCTAAATGCAAAAATGATATATCAAAGATTCAACACATTAGATACAAAAATACTTGAACTAATGCCAAAAGAAATCACAGGTGCAAAGAAACATTAGATTACTATTGGTGATTAACACTCGGATTTAGAATAAGTTCCAAACCCAATACATGCTTATTCCAGATTTGCAAAGAACTGAACCACACAGGATAAACAAGATTAAGAATGAAAGATCTGAACTTTGCCCTAGGTTAGTTTGTATGTAACCCTTAACCAGCCGCCAATGATGCTTTAAAAGCTTAACTGAGGAGTTTCATCTCCCCACCATTACAAGTTTACAACGAGTCTGTTTAGCCACCTGACTCAACTATTACATCAAGAAGCTGACCCACAAATTTTGGACGATTTTCATGTCTATGTATTTTGGCTTAAAGAATTCAAATCAGATCACATTCAACtgaaacaagaaaaatcaatactcAAGGCCACGATTTACTTTAATTGATATTATCCCAAAGGTTCTAGAGAACACAAGATCTAAAATCTATAGAGTGGCTAATCTCATTGAAAATTTATGCAGAAATTATTAATGCAGCAAGAGTAAGATCTgagataaaatattaaaaagtacaGCCAAAGTATAGCAGCCCTAAACATACATGTAAAACTCATAATCTAACCATACAAAAAGCATAAGGAGAAAatatgggcatgtgaaacaGGATGCATCATTTCCTAAAacattgaatttattaaaaactaaaaacatcaGAAAGGTTTATATTTTGAACACAAAGCATATGACACTAGATTAGTATTTTAACCAATATTAAACCCCATTTTAACTGGCAAGAAAACAGATTAAAGGTTCTAATCAACACTGATGAAGAATCCAAATTTAATCAGAAGCtatgatgaaaattttctctACAAAATCATCATACCTGCTGCTTCatcaacagaaaaaaaaagtggatttCAATTAGAAGTTACTAGTAACTACATTGAGTATAAAAGCACAAAAGAATTGTACACATACTAAAAATTGGGCAACATACAAGGAGAAacatcaatgaagaagaaaacaagagagagagagagagagagagagagagagagagagagagagagagagagagaaccatCTTGCTTACCTTATCAGTGAGAATCATGGAAACCATTCGCCTCATGCACAGGCAGCACAACATCATGCCCATTGGCATCGCTCATCACGGCAATCTCCTCCGTCACCTCATCATCAAGCAAAGTGAATCGGGAAGGAGAAACATGGTTCAACCTCTGCAATTCCTTATTCAGAGGTCTGTACCCTCTGGACCCATTGAGCCTCTTTCCGCCGGAGATAACCGAGTAGACCGCAGAGGAGATGACGATTAGGAAGGCAAGGTGGCAATTGAACTGGAGAGTGGCGATGGCGCTGGCTCGATGAGATTCCGCATGGCCGGGGCATTGGATAGTGAAGTTAGTGCGGCTGCGAGTTTGGAGATTGCAGCCATGGGCCATGGCgctggagaagaaggagaaccCCATCTGGATTAGCCAAGTGCCGTGGAGAGCGAGGGCGGCGGCGCGGATGAAGCGAGGGCTGGCGTGGCGAGGGCGGGCGATGGATAGGAGGGTGCAGATGGCGCAGATGAGGACGGGGACGAGGAGGAGCTCGGTGTAGCGGTGCTCGAGGCCGTCGGTGTCTTTGCGGAGTCCgaggcggaggaggaggagttcCTGGGAGAAGgcgaagaggaggaggagatcgAGGAGCTCAAGAGGAACAGGGAGGAGGGATCGGAGGGAGAGAAGGCCGCAGAGGGAGTAGAGGAGGAAGAGAGAGGATGCGGCGAGGGTGCTGAGAGGGAGGGAGGCGCCGATCGGGTCGTCGTGGGAGAAGAGGGCagagatggtggagaagaaggagtAGGCGAGGAAGAGGAGAGAGAGCACGCCGGTGGAGAAGAAGCGCAGGAAGAGGAGGGAGGGGCGGGCAGTGGAGGGGAGGGAAGGGGAGAGAGATTCGAGGGCGGCGATGGCGAGGAAGCCGACGCCGGCGAAGGAGTAGGTGAAGAGGCCCGCCATGGCTAGATCTTCGGGAGCTCCGGGATTGGAAGAAGTAGAGGGAGTTTTCAACGGTCAGCTCTGGAGAAGAAACTGGAAGGCCGCCACATATAGAAATTatgcatgatttatttttttatttttttatttttttaagaatcacG includes the following:
- the LOC120266389 gene encoding uncharacterized protein LOC120266389; protein product: MAGLFTYSFAGVGFLAIAALESLSPSLPSTARPSLLFLRFFSTGVLSLLFLAYSFFSTISALFSHDDPIGASLPLSTLAASSLFLLYSLCGLLSLRSLLPVPLELLDLLLLFAFSQELLLLRLGLRKDTDGLEHRYTELLLVPVLICAICTLLSIARPRHASPRFIRAAALALHGTWLIQMGFSFFSSAMAHGCNLQTRSRTNFTIQCPGHAESHRASAIATLQFNCHLAFLIVISSAVYSVISGGKRLNGSRGYRPLNKELQRLNHVSPSRFTLLDDEVTEEIAVMSDANGHDVVLPVHEANGFHDSH